A stretch of DNA from Deltaproteobacteria bacterium:
AATCTGGCACAGACACAGGCCGCCCAGAATGGCCACATGCGGCGGGTAGCCCAGAATCCGTCCGGCGACCGCGGCCAGAACCGTCTTGGCCACCAGGACGATCAGGGTCAGGGCCAGGACCTGGGGCAGGTGGGCCACGATGAACGCCGGGTCGAGAAGCATCCCGATGGACACGAAAAAGACACTGGTGAACACGTCCCGAAAGGGCAACACGCCCTCCAGGGCGCTGTGGCTGTACTCGGACTCGCTCATGATCAGCCCGGCCAAAAACGCGCCCAGGGACAGGGACAGGCCGGCCGTGGAGGTCAGAAGCGCGATGGCGAAGCACAGGCCCAGCGTGGTCATGAGGAACAGCTCGCGACTGCGGGTGCGGACCACCGCGCCCAGCACCACGGGAATGACCTTGCGGGCCCCGACAAAAATCACGCCCGCCACGAAGGCGCCCTTGAGCAGCATCTCGCCCAGGGACAACCACGGATTGCCCGAAACCCCGGCCAGGACGGGAATAAGCAACATCATGGGCACCACGGCCACGTCCTGAAAAATCAGCGTGCCCAGGGCGATGCGGCCATGTGGCGCGGCCAGCTGCGCCCGTTCGCCCAGAATCTTGAGCACGATGGCCGTGCTCGACAAGGCGGCCAGAAATCCAAAAAACACGGACCTGCCCAGATCCGCGCCGGAAAAAAGGAGCGGCAGCCCCATGGCGGCGATGGTCAGGCCGACCTGGGCGGCGCCGCCCACGAAAACCGGTCGTTTGAGACGGATCAGCTCATCCAGCGACAGCTCCATGCCGATGACGAAAAGGAGCAGGATGACCCCGATCTCGGCGAACATCTCGACCTCGTGCGAGGCCCCGACCAGGCCCAGACAATGCGGACCCGCCAAAATGCCCGTGATCAAAAAGCCGATGACGGTTGGAACGCGCAGGCGATGGCTGGCCACGATGACCGCGCTGGACAGACCAAAAACCATGACCGCGTCGGTCAGAATGGGGATTTCAACGCTCATGGCCGTTTCCCTCCGGTCGAATCCGCCGCGCGGCCAACGCGCGCGCGGTACAAGGCCACGAAGTCCAAAAGGGCGCGCCCCTTTTTCTCCATGTGGCCGATCCAGGCCTCCAGCACCTCGCGTCCGGCCGGAGTCAGCTCGTAGACCCGCTTGGCCGGTCCGGCGCCTTCGGCCTCCCAACGCGAAACGAGCAACTCTTCTTCCTCCATCTGCCGCAAATGACGATAAATCATGCCCGGAGACGCGTCCTCGCGCAGAAATCCGAATTCGGGCAACCGCTGCAGCAATTCGTATCCGTATGAAGCACCGTCCAGAAGAGCCATCAACAAGGACGGCTGAATATAACGCTCGGGCCTGGACGTACCCGTATCTCTCCCACCAGACATATTCACCTCTCTTGACATATATCCTTCAAAAACATAGATCCTACTCATCAAGAAACAAAGCAGGAGGCCAGCCATGAGTAACGTCATTTTTGTACGGGAAAGACGGAAAATCGAAAAGGGTGAAAAACGCCCCCGTTTTCGCGTGGTCGGAACCACGGGCGACATCCGCATTGTCGCCGAGCACGTGCGCAGATGCGAACTGGATGAAATCGCCAAGGTCAGCGGCGCTCAGGTCGTGTATCTGCCGTCCGACGGCGAAGGCAGGGAAGGAATGAAGCCGGCGGAATAATCCCGCTCACGGTGACAAAAAAGGCCGCTCCAAACGGGGCGGCCTTTGCGTTTCGAGCGGCATCAATCCTTGTACACAATGGTGCCGACATGCTCGCCGCGCAGGGCGG
This window harbors:
- a CDS encoding potassium transporter KefB codes for the protein MSVEIPILTDAVMVFGLSSAVIVASHRLRVPTVIGFLITGILAGPHCLGLVGASHEVEMFAEIGVILLLFVIGMELSLDELIRLKRPVFVGGAAQVGLTIAAMGLPLLFSGADLGRSVFFGFLAALSSTAIVLKILGERAQLAAPHGRIALGTLIFQDVAVVPMMLLIPVLAGVSGNPWLSLGEMLLKGAFVAGVIFVGARKVIPVVLGAVVRTRSRELFLMTTLGLCFAIALLTSTAGLSLSLGAFLAGLIMSESEYSHSALEGVLPFRDVFTSVFFVSIGMLLDPAFIVAHLPQVLALTLIVLVAKTVLAAVAGRILGYPPHVAILGGLCLCQIGEFSFVLAGVGRQYELLTQVEYQYFLAAAIATMAVTPFLIAGIPAISGRLSRLLPVGMSLAPEKDADTDLRDHLIIAGFGLGGRHLARAARTAGIRYVILEMNPDTVRRERDKGEPILYGDASQAAVLEHINVTQARILAVVISDPAAIGRIVATARAHNPGLHIVVRTRFVSEIDALLHMGAQEVVAEEYETSVEMFIRVLSAYLVPKGDIERFVREIRAEGYGMLRRPMLNVAEACSLGGSCSSFGATVLTVAPGAFMDGKSLIESRLRKEHGLTVIAVQRDHETLLNPEPTLVMRAGDRVHVFGAQEVISAKAELFVGGEEVLPMRG
- a CDS encoding PadR family transcriptional regulator: MSREVNMSGGRDTGTSRPERYIQPSLLMALLDGASYGYELLQRLPEFGFLREDASPGMIYRHLRQMEEEELLVSRWEAEGAGPAKRVYELTPAGREVLEAWIGHMEKKGRALLDFVALYRARVGRAADSTGGKRP